The Cucurbita pepo subsp. pepo cultivar mu-cu-16 chromosome LG08, ASM280686v2, whole genome shotgun sequence genome contains a region encoding:
- the LOC111799759 gene encoding histidine kinase 1-like isoform X4, whose product MRDVTWAMFASRKALNAITINYKNGFVQAFHRDHTSNNTFYIYSDLTNYTISATESHNINRLSSGEGWSEPHIHGNMSAKWYREPLDPISGQKIGKAKQIPPEDLISIAGISQLADGVASWHVTVSKYMDTPLLSAALPVSDASNESIVAVVGVTTSLYSVGQLMKELVEFHSGHIYLTSQEGYLLATSANAPLLRNTSSGPKLTMAVDSQDDVIRLGAERLQKTYGNNFPPGHEVHEENVKLGDQQYYIDSFFLNLKRLPIVGVVIIPRQYIMGKVDERAVKTLVILISASLCILVIGCLCILILTKGVSKEMKLRAELISHLDARRRAEASSNYKSQFLANMSHELRTPMAAVIGLLDILMCDDCLNNEQFATVTQIRKCSTALLRLLNNILDLSKVESGKLVLEDAEFDLGRELEGLVDVFSVQCINHNVETVLDLSDDMPKLVRGDSGRVVQIFTNLISNSIKFTTSGHIILRGWCETSNNLNDVGNFCTDQKKSRFPNWTKMKQQGDHTKNEKDNKMTLWFELDDTGCGMDPRKWESVFESFEQADPSTTRTHGGTGLGLCIVRTLVNKMGGEIKVVKKNGPGTLMRLYLVLSTPVDSMDHHCQLDFTQHNAVVLLALRGSMSRLITSQWLRKIGLLTLEASEWNELTLILQELFQARSSETKKGFSPQDSLGEPLRAELMRIKDMKSQIFIIVADIGILDLSTDIWKDQLYFLDKYSGKAKFAWMLNHDTSNAIKMELRGKGHIIMNNKPLYKAKMVHILEAAMKDRNLELQKKSASRIASKEGNYHECLEIDSTQFETASSDDSDISELSNCNSQCAKFQVKDSLEETIAKPCQSPFSPVNHSLVELTHVHSNESNMRTGDPRDTRQNSSKPQCRSSESSGQNLGCNYPTSQGESHSKNVPSKRSLEGLRILLAEDTPVLQRVTTIMLEKMGAMAIAVGDGLQAVEAITAMLSAEEQRRECPTRYDLILMDCQMPRMDGYEATKAIRKLEAGSRLHVPIVALTAHAMSSDEAKCLEVGMDAYLTKPIDYKLMVSTILSLAQRRG is encoded by the exons ATGAGGGACGTTACGTGGGCGATGTTTGCGAGTCGAAAAGCTCTTAATGCCATAACCATCAATTACAAGAATGGCTTTGTCCAGGCATTCCATCGAGATCATACAAGCAACAATACGTTTTATATTTACTCAGATCTTACAAACTATACCATTAGTGCCACTGAATCGCATAATATCAATCGGCTTTCGTCGGGTGAAGGGTGGTCAGAGCCACACATACACGGCAATATGTCTGCAAAATGGTATAGGGAACCTCTTGATCCCATTAGTGGCCAGAAGATAGGGAAAGCGAAGCAAATCCCTCCAGAGGACTTGATTAGTATTGCTGGCATTTCACAATTAGCAGATGGTGTTGCCTCATGGCATGTTACTGTGAGCAAGTACATGGATACACCATTGCTTTCTGCAGCCCTGCCTGTTTCCGATGCTTCGAATGAAAGCATAGTTGCGGTGGTGGGCGTTACAACCTCACTTTATAGTGTAGGTCAACTAATGAAGGAGCTTGTTGAGTTCCATAGTGGACATATTTATCTAACCTCTCAAGAGGGCTACTTGCTTGCTACTTCAGCCAATGCTCCCCTGTTAAGAAATACATCAAGTGGTCCAAAGCTCACGATGGCTGTTGATTCCCAGGACGATGTGATTCGATTAGGAGCAGAGCGGTTACAGAAAACCTATGGAAACAATTTTCCTCCTGGACATGAGGTTCATGAAGAGAATGTCAAGCTTGGTGATCAGCAATATTACATTGACTCGTTTTTTCTTAATCTGAAGAGGCTTCCTATT GTGGGGGTTGTCATCATTCCTAGACAATACATAATGGGAAAGGTAGATGAGAGAGCTGTCAAAACATTGGTTATACTGATTTCTGCATCTTTATGCATCTTAGTTATTGGATGTCTATGCATTTTGATTCTGACAAAAGGAGTATCTAAGGAAATGAAACTAAGGGCAGAACTAATAAGCCATCTTGATGCAAGAAGAAGAGCAGAGGCATCTAGTAATTACAAGAGTCAATTTCTAGCGAATATGAG TCATGAACTGAGGACACCGATGGCAGCAGTAATTGGATTACTGGACATTCTAATGTGTGATGACTGTCTCAATAACGAACAATTCGCAACCGTTACTCAAATTAGAAAATGCTCAACCGCTCTACTCCGACTTCTCAACAACATTCTAGATCTAAGCAAG GTTGAATCCGGAAAGCTAGTTTTGGAAGATGCCGAGTTTGACCTGGGACGAGAACTTGAAGGGCTTGTTGATGTGTTCTCTGTGCAGTGCATTAACCATAATGTGGAGACTGTATTGGATCTCTCTG ATGATATGCCAAAATTAGTGCGAGGAGACTCGGGCCGAgttgttcaaattttcacAAACTTGATCAGCAATTCTATCAAATTCACAACCT CTGGTCACATCATTCTTCGAGGGTGGTGTGAGACGTCGAATAATCTCAACGACGTAGGCAATTTCTGTACCGATCAGAAGAAATCACGATTTCCTAATTGGACAAAGATGAAACAACAGGGAGACCACACAAAGAAtgagaaagataacaaaatGACCTTGTGGTTTGAACTTGATGACACTGGATGTG GGATGGATCCAAGAAAATGGGAATCTGTTTTCGAGAGCTTTGAGCAAGCAGATCCCTCGACAACCCGAAC GCATGGTGGAACGGGTCTTGGGTTATGCATCGTACGTACCTTG GTTAACAAGATGGGGGGAGAAATCAAGGTTGTAAAGAAGAACGGCCCGGGAACGTTGATGCGACTTTATTTGGTTCTTAGCACGCCTGTAGATTCGATGGATCATCACTGTCAGCTTGATTTCACACAACATAATGCAGTG GTACTGCTTGCACTCCGTGGCAGCATGAGTCGATTAATCACGTCACAGTGGCTTCGTAAAATCGGACTGCTCACATTAGAAGCTTCAGAGTGGAATGAACTAACACTAATCCTTCAGGAACTCTTTCAAGCCAGAAGTTCAGAAACTAAAAAGGGATTTAGTCCACAGGATTCACTAGGTGAACCATTACGAGCAGAGCTAATGAGAATTAAAGATATGAAAAGCCAAATATTCATCATCGTTGCCGATATCGGGATACTCGACTTGAGCACGGATATTTGGAAGGACCAACTTTACTTCCTTGATAAGTACTCTGGAAAAGCAAAATTCGCATGGATGTTAAACCACGATACGTCCAACGCCATTAAGATGGAGCTCCGGGGAAAAGGGCACATTATAATGAACAATAAGCCATTGTACAAAGCCAAAATGGTTCATATTTTGGAAGCTGCTATGAAGGACAGAAATCTTGAGTTGCAGAAGAAAAGCGCTTCAAGAATTGCATCAAAGGAAGGGAATTATCATGAATGTCTTGAAATTGATTCCACTCAGTTTGAAACTGCCAGCTCCGATGATTCTGATATATCTGAACTTAGCAATTGTAACTCTCAGTGTGCAAAATTTCAAGTCAAAGACAGTCTAGAAGAAACGATAGCAAAACCATGTCAGTCGCCATTTTCGCCCGTTAACCATAGCTTAGTTGAGCTAACTCATGTACATTCGAACGAGAGTAATATGAGGACTGGGGATCCACGTGACACGAGGCAGAATTCGTCAAAGCCTCAATGTCGAAGTTCGGAATCCAGTGGACAGAACTTGGGATGCAACTATCCTACAAGCCAAGGAGAATCACATTCGAAGAACGTTCCGAGTAAAAGATCTCTTGAAGGGCTACGCATTTTGCTTGCAGAAGATACACCGGTTCTCCAAAGAGTAACGACGATAATGCTCGAAAAGATGGGAGCCATGGCCATTGCTGTCGGAGACGGACTGCAGGCTGTAGAAGCTATAACTGCCATGCTAAGTGCTGAAGAGCAAAGAAGGGAATGCCCCACAAGATATGACTTGATATTAATGGACTGCCAA ATGCCAAGGATGGATGGCTATGAAGCAACGAAGGCTATTAGAAAGCTAGAAGCGGGATCGAGGCTTCACGTTCCGATTGTAGCATTGACAGCCCACGCAATGTCATCTGATGAAGCCAAATGCTTGGAGGTCGGAATGGATGCATACCTAACAAAGCCAATCGACTATAAGCTGATGGTATCCACCATACTTTCCCTCGCTCAAAGAAGAGGCTAA